A single region of the Moritella sp. Urea-trap-13 genome encodes:
- a CDS encoding gluconokinase: MIGRSIIVMGVSGSGKSTIGLKISQQLGVKFIDGDDLHPKANILKMAASQPLNDADRQPWLERIRDACFSIEQKNETGVIVCSALRKDYRDQIRDGNKAVTFIYLDGSFDLILTRMKARAGHFFSGDEMLKSQFNTLEQPLADESDVLSVPIDGTIDNIVTLSVAALSAK, encoded by the coding sequence ATGATAGGTAGAAGCATTATTGTCATGGGCGTTTCTGGCAGCGGAAAGTCCACGATAGGATTAAAAATTTCACAGCAACTTGGCGTTAAGTTTATTGACGGCGATGACCTGCATCCGAAAGCGAATATTTTAAAAATGGCCGCGAGCCAGCCATTAAATGATGCAGACCGTCAACCTTGGTTAGAACGTATCCGTGATGCGTGTTTTAGTATTGAGCAGAAGAACGAAACAGGCGTTATCGTTTGTTCTGCATTACGCAAAGATTACCGTGATCAAATTCGTGACGGTAATAAAGCCGTGACATTTATCTACTTAGATGGCAGCTTTGATTTAATTTTAACGCGTATGAAAGCACGAGCAGGCCACTTCTTTAGCGGTGATGAGATGTTAAAAAGTCAGTTCAATACGTTAGAGCAGCCTTTAGCAGATGAAAGCGACGTACTTTCTGTGCCTATTGATGGTACAATTGATAACATTGTAACGCTCAGCGTAGCCGCTTTATCAGCAAAATAG
- a CDS encoding alkyl/aryl-sulfatase, translated as MSDDNMKKTTLAILISSISFGAMSAQHPHEHLSDIGNQGGKAATKATVEYNNEFAKTLNYKDVQAFKNNNRGLIAEFDQKTGDIIHNSFNFIDPDAAKADQAPDSVNPSLWRQAVLNQAATGLYEVVPGKIYQVRGTDLASISFIRSDNGWIAYDVLLTQQSAAQSLKFFQEHVPEGGNLPVVAMIYSHSHADHFGGSRAIKEAYPNIKVYGAKNITKEIVDENVLAGNAMSRRTAYQYGATLDRHEHGIVDAALAKGLSTGEITYVLPDYELNHKSEFETLTIDGLEMIFMDASGTEASSEMVTYIPSMKTLWSAELTYQGMHNLYTLRGAKVRDGLLWSKKINEMLHTWGNETEVLFSAHSAPVWGNEEISDFLKMQRDAYGFTHNQTLRLANNGYVMQDLGDKIYDVMPKSIQKAWYTNGYHGTYSHNARAVYNMYLGYFDMNPANLNPLPVTPQAEKFVDYMGGSEIIVKKAQADFDKGEYRFVATVLNKVVQVEPKNQDARKLLADTYEQLGYQSEGAGWRNIYLTGAQELRIGTKPGAPKTASPDVLANMTIENLFDYMAVRVDSLKAQNTPFTLNVVLPDSKETFFVEMSNGNMSNIKVDKALEADATLYVNRTDVTKLVLKQTTLKALFESKAAGLKGDKEVLNKLMASLVVFDEEFEIVPRPAKGEEVDAQLYEKTDDHTGHKH; from the coding sequence ATGAGTGATGATAATATGAAAAAAACAACCTTAGCAATTTTAATATCTTCGATATCATTCGGAGCAATGTCAGCTCAGCATCCTCACGAACACCTGAGCGATATTGGTAACCAAGGTGGTAAAGCTGCAACGAAAGCAACTGTTGAGTATAACAACGAGTTTGCTAAAACACTTAACTACAAAGATGTCCAAGCTTTCAAAAATAACAACCGTGGTCTAATTGCAGAGTTTGATCAAAAAACTGGCGATATCATTCACAACAGTTTCAACTTCATTGATCCTGATGCTGCAAAAGCAGATCAAGCACCAGACTCTGTAAACCCATCTCTATGGCGTCAAGCGGTATTAAACCAAGCAGCTACAGGATTATATGAAGTAGTACCGGGTAAAATCTATCAGGTACGTGGTACTGACTTAGCTTCAATCTCATTTATTCGCAGTGACAACGGTTGGATTGCATACGACGTACTATTAACACAACAGTCTGCTGCACAGTCACTAAAATTCTTCCAAGAGCACGTGCCTGAAGGCGGAAATCTGCCCGTTGTTGCGATGATTTACTCGCACTCACATGCTGATCACTTCGGTGGTTCTCGCGCAATTAAAGAAGCTTACCCAAACATAAAAGTATATGGTGCCAAAAACATCACTAAAGAAATTGTTGATGAAAATGTACTTGCGGGTAATGCAATGTCTCGCCGTACGGCATACCAATATGGCGCAACATTAGACCGCCATGAACACGGTATTGTTGATGCAGCGCTCGCAAAAGGCCTATCAACAGGCGAAATAACTTATGTTCTACCTGACTACGAACTAAACCATAAAAGTGAATTTGAAACATTAACCATTGATGGTCTAGAAATGATCTTTATGGATGCATCGGGCACTGAAGCATCATCTGAAATGGTCACTTATATTCCAAGTATGAAAACACTATGGTCGGCAGAGTTAACTTACCAAGGCATGCATAATTTATACACACTACGTGGTGCAAAAGTGCGAGATGGTCTACTTTGGTCTAAAAAAATCAATGAAATGCTACATACATGGGGCAATGAAACTGAAGTGTTGTTCTCTGCTCATTCAGCGCCAGTTTGGGGTAATGAAGAGATCTCAGACTTCTTAAAAATGCAACGTGATGCCTATGGTTTCACCCACAACCAAACGCTTCGCCTAGCCAACAATGGTTATGTAATGCAAGATTTAGGTGACAAGATTTATGATGTAATGCCTAAATCGATTCAAAAAGCGTGGTATACCAATGGTTACCACGGTACTTATTCACATAATGCTCGTGCCGTTTATAATATGTATCTAGGCTACTTTGATATGAACCCTGCAAACCTTAATCCGTTGCCTGTTACACCGCAAGCAGAAAAGTTTGTTGACTACATGGGCGGCAGTGAAATTATTGTCAAAAAAGCTCAGGCTGACTTTGATAAAGGCGAATACCGTTTTGTCGCCACCGTATTAAATAAGGTAGTTCAAGTTGAACCAAAAAACCAAGATGCACGTAAGCTATTAGCCGATACCTACGAGCAACTTGGTTACCAATCTGAGGGTGCTGGTTGGAGAAATATCTACTTAACAGGTGCTCAAGAATTGCGTATCGGCACTAAACCTGGCGCACCTAAAACTGCATCACCTGATGTACTTGCTAACATGACAATTGAAAATCTATTTGATTACATGGCAGTACGTGTTGATTCATTAAAAGCACAAAATACCCCATTCACACTGAATGTTGTGTTGCCGGATTCAAAAGAAACGTTTTTTGTCGAGATGTCTAACGGCAACATGAGCAACATCAAGGTAGATAAAGCCTTAGAAGCAGATGCTACACTTTACGTTAACCGTACTGATGTGACGAAACTGGTATTAAAACAAACGACACTAAAAGCCTTATTCGAATCAAAAGCCGCCGGACTTAAAGGTGACAAAGAAGTATTAAACAAACTCATGGCATCTTTAGTTGTATTTGATGAAGAATTTGAAATTGTACCGCGCCCAGCCAAAGGCGAAGAAGTCGATGCGCAGTTATATGAAAAAACTGACGACCATACAGGCCATAAACATTAA
- the gndA gene encoding NADP-dependent phosphogluconate dehydrogenase translates to MNNNIDIAVIGLGVMGANMALNLAERGFSVAAFDINESRRTDIVKRHQPLTAAKLIAVADLAELINQLDTPRRIVLSVPAGPVVDIICNDLIAAGLEASDIVVDTGNSQWRDSITRADSYAGKFNFFTCAISGGEVGARFGPSLMPSGDKAAWELLKPMWQAMSAKVDPVTGVEIARTQVDQPLPEGEPCAEYIGPIGSGHFVKMVHNGIEYADMQMIAEVVQFMRQILGMSAVEVGEVFSEWNKGKLQSYLIEITGNILKVVDEATGKPMVDVIMDQAGQKGTGNWTAREALELGVPANAIAESVFARCLSTQKSIRQVGAMKLAGPAVTIEDRNVWLEKLSDALYCSKICSYAQGFELMTAAEKEHNWTLDYVAIAKIWRAGCVIRAHFLDDISKAYQAEPELLNLMLAERFTNTLAESQMAWREVLAKAIMQGMPMPSISAAMSYYDCYREADSSASLIQAMRDYFGGHTYRRKDQDTSQSFHYDWHFGTGEHKAQH, encoded by the coding sequence ATGAACAATAATATTGATATTGCAGTAATAGGTTTAGGCGTAATGGGTGCCAACATGGCATTAAATTTAGCAGAGCGCGGATTTTCCGTTGCCGCTTTTGACATTAACGAAAGCCGTCGTACTGACATCGTTAAGCGTCATCAACCTCTCACAGCAGCAAAATTAATCGCTGTTGCCGATCTTGCAGAACTAATTAACCAACTAGACACGCCACGTCGTATCGTGCTTTCTGTTCCAGCAGGTCCTGTTGTTGATATTATTTGTAATGACCTAATTGCAGCTGGCTTAGAAGCAAGCGACATTGTGGTAGATACAGGTAATAGCCAATGGCGTGATTCAATTACACGTGCAGATTCTTATGCCGGCAAGTTTAACTTCTTCACTTGTGCAATTTCAGGTGGAGAAGTGGGCGCTCGTTTTGGTCCTTCACTTATGCCAAGTGGCGACAAAGCAGCATGGGAATTGTTAAAACCTATGTGGCAAGCAATGTCAGCGAAAGTAGACCCTGTAACAGGTGTTGAAATTGCGCGTACACAAGTAGACCAGCCGTTACCTGAAGGTGAACCTTGTGCCGAATATATCGGTCCAATCGGTTCTGGCCATTTTGTTAAAATGGTACATAACGGTATCGAATACGCTGATATGCAAATGATTGCTGAAGTTGTGCAATTCATGCGTCAAATCTTAGGTATGTCAGCTGTTGAAGTTGGCGAAGTATTCAGTGAATGGAATAAAGGCAAGCTGCAAAGCTACCTTATCGAGATCACAGGTAACATCCTGAAAGTTGTTGACGAAGCAACAGGCAAACCTATGGTTGACGTGATCATGGATCAAGCAGGCCAAAAAGGTACGGGTAACTGGACTGCACGTGAAGCACTCGAGCTTGGCGTACCAGCAAACGCAATTGCAGAATCTGTATTTGCACGTTGCCTAAGTACCCAAAAGTCTATCCGTCAGGTTGGCGCGATGAAACTCGCAGGTCCAGCAGTTACTATCGAAGACCGTAACGTATGGTTAGAAAAATTATCTGACGCATTATATTGTTCAAAAATCTGTAGCTACGCGCAAGGTTTTGAATTAATGACTGCGGCTGAAAAAGAACATAACTGGACACTTGATTACGTTGCAATTGCAAAAATTTGGCGTGCTGGTTGCGTGATCCGAGCGCACTTCTTAGATGATATTTCGAAAGCTTACCAAGCTGAACCTGAGCTATTAAACTTAATGTTAGCTGAACGTTTCACTAATACACTAGCTGAAAGCCAAATGGCATGGCGTGAAGTGTTAGCGAAAGCAATCATGCAAGGTATGCCAATGCCTTCAATTAGCGCAGCAATGAGCTACTACGATTGTTACCGTGAAGCAGATTCATCTGCAAGCTTGATCCAAGCAATGCGTGATTACTTCGGTGGCCACACTTACCGTCGTAAAGATCAAGATACAAGTCAAAGCTTCCACTATGATTGGCATTTTGGTACTGGCGAGCACAAAGCACAGCACTAA
- a CDS encoding LacI family DNA-binding transcriptional regulator: MSSNSRKSGRVTLQDVANKVGVTKITVSRAIRTPEKVSESLRLTIHKAIDQMGYIPNRAASMLSAKQSKTVVLIVPSLSNGVFADVVRGINDVMLAQGFQILLGHSGYSLLEEERLIETYLQFGIDGIIISGTHHTERSNRLLRKSNLPVVEIMECNGNAIDMSVGLDHEEAGYKMTEYLIGKGYKNIGFAGARMDLRAQLRLDGWRKAIWETDLSDERVVTSNYASTYQMGADMLTEILGEWPDTDCIFFCNDDLAAGALFECQRRNLKVPKDIALVGFNDLDICAATNPKLTSVAIPRFDIGEQAATMLLKRINDEPIENKHLDLGFIISERAST; the protein is encoded by the coding sequence ATGAGTTCCAATAGTCGTAAGTCCGGTCGAGTGACCTTACAAGATGTTGCAAATAAAGTAGGCGTGACTAAAATTACCGTCTCTAGGGCGATCCGCACACCTGAGAAAGTATCGGAATCATTACGCTTAACTATCCATAAAGCCATAGATCAAATGGGCTACATACCTAACCGTGCCGCTAGCATGTTAAGTGCTAAGCAAAGTAAAACGGTGGTATTAATTGTGCCGTCATTATCTAATGGCGTATTTGCTGATGTTGTACGCGGTATTAATGATGTGATGTTAGCGCAAGGCTTTCAGATCTTATTAGGTCACTCGGGTTATTCATTGTTAGAAGAAGAACGTTTGATTGAAACCTATTTACAGTTTGGTATCGACGGTATCATCATTTCGGGAACCCATCATACCGAACGCAGTAATCGCCTGTTACGTAAATCAAACTTACCTGTTGTCGAGATCATGGAATGTAATGGTAACGCCATTGATATGTCGGTTGGTTTAGATCATGAAGAAGCTGGCTATAAAATGACAGAGTATTTAATTGGTAAAGGCTATAAAAATATTGGTTTTGCCGGCGCGCGTATGGACTTACGTGCACAGCTGCGTTTGGATGGTTGGCGTAAAGCGATTTGGGAAACCGATTTGAGCGATGAGCGTGTTGTCACCAGCAACTATGCGTCTACTTACCAGATGGGGGCTGATATGCTGACCGAGATCTTAGGCGAGTGGCCAGATACTGATTGTATTTTCTTTTGTAATGATGATTTAGCGGCTGGCGCGCTATTTGAGTGCCAACGTCGTAACCTGAAAGTACCGAAAGATATCGCCTTAGTTGGCTTTAACGATCTTGATATTTGTGCGGCGACCAACCCCAAATTAACCTCTGTGGCGATTCCTCGCTTTGATATTGGTGAGCAAGCGGCAACAATGTTACTTAAAAGAATCAACGATGAACCGATTGAAAATAAGCATCTGGATCTCGGTTTTATTATTTCAGAGCGTGCTTCTACCTAA
- a CDS encoding LysR family transcriptional regulator yields the protein MHNFDMNLIKPFIKVYEFNSFTKAADFLDVSQPAISASIKRLEEYLGYQLFIRSGRNLTTTTSAQQFYQQVVGVIDVVDNAIDTKKQFIVTAPESILLQLIGLPNIQLIQSGDTEEKTFNDLRMRTIDLAIDNITQKDSNFCFELIHTEPLVLICCQNHPEIQGQISLDQYRQAGHVVMRLLRHNMHAVEFFSKTTILRERDVRVQVSSPANLMLAVQGTPYIAAMPAGLSHIAKSLNLQVLPLPFAISDIEYHMIYHKRFIKDPVHKKLRETFKDKLI from the coding sequence ATGCATAACTTTGATATGAACCTCATTAAGCCTTTTATTAAGGTTTATGAGTTTAACTCTTTTACCAAAGCGGCTGATTTTTTAGATGTTTCACAGCCAGCGATTAGTGCCTCAATAAAGCGCTTGGAAGAATATTTAGGTTATCAATTATTCATTCGCAGCGGCCGTAATTTAACGACAACAACCAGTGCTCAACAGTTTTACCAACAAGTTGTGGGCGTTATTGATGTAGTCGATAATGCCATCGACACAAAAAAGCAATTTATCGTCACTGCACCAGAGAGTATTCTTTTACAATTAATCGGCCTGCCTAATATCCAGCTCATTCAATCTGGCGATACTGAAGAAAAAACATTTAACGACTTGCGGATGCGCACGATTGATTTAGCCATTGATAACATCACTCAAAAAGACAGTAACTTTTGTTTTGAGTTAATCCATACAGAACCTTTAGTATTGATTTGTTGTCAAAATCATCCAGAAATTCAAGGCCAGATAAGCTTAGACCAGTATCGACAAGCAGGTCATGTGGTGATGAGGTTATTACGTCATAATATGCATGCGGTAGAATTTTTTAGTAAAACGACAATACTACGAGAGCGAGATGTGAGGGTGCAAGTATCTAGCCCGGCAAATTTAATGCTGGCGGTACAGGGAACCCCTTACATTGCAGCAATGCCAGCAGGACTCTCTCACATTGCCAAATCTTTAAATTTACAAGTCCTACCATTGCCTTTCGCGATTAGTGATATTGAATACCACATGATTTATCACAAGCGTTTCATTAAAGACCCTGTACACAAAAAACTGCGAGAAACATTCAAGGACAAACTTATTTAA
- a CDS encoding TRAP transporter small permease subunit — MSNPEELQPRNRLDAGIIWAGNAISVLFLFTVLISFYEVLMRYVFNAPTIWVHETASFIGGSLFVIGGAYGLATDKHVRVVLIYDHVSERTKQYLNVFHHIMGLLFTVLLSIAAWTMTEGAWYAPWGEMRLETSGSAWDPAYPALLKALIFGTLCLMSVQFVLHLIQEIHDLVKKNK; from the coding sequence ATGAGTAATCCAGAAGAGCTGCAACCAAGAAACCGCCTTGATGCGGGCATTATATGGGCAGGTAATGCTATTAGTGTGCTGTTTTTATTTACGGTATTAATATCGTTTTATGAAGTGTTGATGCGTTATGTATTTAATGCGCCGACGATTTGGGTACATGAAACAGCATCCTTTATTGGCGGCTCATTATTTGTAATTGGTGGCGCTTATGGATTAGCGACAGACAAACACGTTCGTGTTGTTCTTATTTATGATCATGTATCAGAACGTACAAAACAGTACTTGAATGTATTCCATCATATTATGGGGTTATTGTTCACTGTTTTACTTTCTATTGCGGCATGGACAATGACTGAAGGTGCTTGGTATGCACCTTGGGGTGAAATGCGTTTAGAAACATCGGGCTCTGCTTGGGATCCTGCATATCCAGCGCTACTTAAAGCGTTAATTTTTGGTACTCTGTGCTTAATGTCAGTGCAATTTGTGTTGCACCTGATTCAAGAAATCCACGACTTAGTTAAGAAGAATAAATAA
- a CDS encoding AzlD domain-containing protein, with protein sequence MIWLTILLMTVIIFFSRYIFIEPKLPLRLSAGIVKFLSYSAPAVLTAILAPIVFLQDNTLHLNLDNSYLIGAVFAVLLILLTRNTLLTAVLSMLLFFLVH encoded by the coding sequence ATGATCTGGCTAACTATCCTATTAATGACGGTCATCATCTTTTTCAGTCGTTATATCTTCATTGAACCTAAATTACCCCTACGTCTAAGTGCTGGCATAGTAAAGTTTTTAAGCTACTCTGCACCTGCCGTACTCACCGCTATTTTAGCGCCGATTGTATTTTTACAAGACAATACTTTGCACCTAAACCTTGATAACAGTTATTTAATCGGTGCTGTATTTGCGGTATTGTTGATCTTGCTTACCCGCAACACCTTACTCACTGCAGTATTAAGTATGTTGCTGTTTTTCTTGGTCCATTAA
- a CDS encoding TRAP transporter substrate-binding protein, translated as MKTISKTIIAASVATLMSASAFAAEFNFKFQSSDPSGEKNFQVQQAWAEQLEKDSDGRIDVTMLPVGAVVKHTETLDAIKFGVLQGHITATGFFAGKDPAFGLMGNTVGAWSEPEQLLDYMYNGGGNELMREIYQPYGIYYIGASATGLEAFVSKVPLNGVADLKGLKLRAPEGLVQQVFAAAGASPVNLPGSEVFTGLSKGVIDAADYTVFSTNHKAGLNDVAPHPVYPGFHSLPAIEVSISAKSWNKLPADLQKIMQDSVKTFAYTMVDTLKKADAEAVAEAMADPKITIHDWPAEERKKFRTIARSQWEVYAKRSPNAQKVYDSVTAHLKAKNLL; from the coding sequence ATGAAAACGATTTCAAAAACGATAATTGCAGCGTCTGTTGCAACATTAATGAGTGCATCGGCATTCGCTGCTGAGTTTAACTTTAAATTCCAATCATCAGATCCATCAGGTGAGAAGAACTTCCAAGTGCAACAAGCATGGGCGGAGCAACTAGAAAAAGATTCTGATGGTCGTATCGATGTGACTATGCTGCCTGTCGGTGCTGTTGTTAAGCACACAGAAACGCTAGATGCGATTAAGTTTGGTGTTTTACAAGGTCATATTACGGCAACGGGTTTCTTTGCTGGTAAAGATCCTGCATTTGGTTTGATGGGTAATACCGTAGGCGCTTGGTCTGAACCTGAGCAGTTACTTGATTACATGTATAATGGCGGCGGTAACGAGCTAATGCGTGAAATTTACCAGCCATATGGTATCTACTATATCGGGGCATCAGCAACGGGTCTTGAAGCGTTTGTTTCTAAAGTGCCGCTTAATGGTGTAGCCGATCTTAAAGGGCTTAAACTACGTGCGCCTGAAGGTCTAGTGCAACAAGTATTTGCAGCTGCAGGTGCGTCACCAGTTAACTTACCGGGTTCAGAAGTATTTACAGGTTTGAGTAAAGGCGTTATTGATGCTGCCGATTACACGGTATTTTCAACGAACCATAAAGCCGGTCTAAATGACGTTGCACCGCATCCTGTCTATCCTGGTTTCCACTCTTTACCTGCAATTGAAGTATCAATTAGTGCAAAATCGTGGAACAAACTACCAGCTGATTTACAAAAAATAATGCAAGATTCAGTTAAAACGTTTGCTTACACTATGGTTGATACCTTAAAGAAAGCAGATGCTGAAGCGGTTGCAGAAGCAATGGCAGATCCAAAAATTACAATACATGACTGGCCAGCAGAAGAACGTAAAAAATTCCGTACTATTGCACGTAGCCAATGGGAAGTTTATGCAAAACGTTCTCCAAACGCACAAAAAGTATATGATTCTGTAACAGCACATTTGAAAGCGAAAAACTTACTGTAA
- a CDS encoding TRAP transporter large permease subunit: MFDLSSIGIGYGSLLMLVLMIGLLLTGMQLAFVTGLVAVIFTFGWFGPEVLPLITSRIYSFVSGYVFLAVPMFVLMAALLDRSGIARDLFDAMKKVARNVRGGVAVQTLLVAVLLASMSGVIGGETVLLGILALPQMLRLGYDRKLAIGTTCAGGALGTMLPPSIVLIIYGLTASVSIGDLFKASFLPAAILALLYILYVLIRCYLNPSLAPLPTAEELAEDAAKDINFKKALLFPMLSVGVVLGSIYSGIASITEASALGVVGIAISAAIRGELNWNMLKESSIATLRTCGMIIWIGIGASALVGVYNLMGGIDFVSEGILAMSGGSPMGTILIMMAVLFVLGMFLDWVGVALLTMPIFVPIVVGLGFDPIWFGVVFCMNMQVSFLSPPFGPAAFYLKSVAPKDISLGEIFSALVPFICLQVVALALLIIFPELALWWK, from the coding sequence ATGTTTGATCTTTCATCTATCGGTATTGGTTACGGCAGTTTGTTAATGCTGGTGCTCATGATTGGCCTGTTATTAACAGGTATGCAGTTGGCATTTGTAACTGGCTTAGTGGCTGTTATTTTCACATTTGGTTGGTTTGGTCCAGAGGTTTTACCACTGATCACCAGCCGAATTTATAGTTTTGTTAGTGGCTACGTATTCTTAGCCGTGCCTATGTTTGTATTGATGGCCGCCTTGCTTGACCGTTCTGGTATTGCGCGTGACTTATTCGATGCAATGAAAAAGGTCGCGCGTAACGTCCGTGGTGGCGTTGCCGTTCAAACGTTATTAGTCGCGGTATTACTTGCATCTATGTCAGGTGTGATTGGTGGCGAAACGGTATTACTTGGTATTCTGGCATTACCACAAATGCTGCGCTTGGGTTACGACCGTAAACTGGCGATTGGTACGACTTGTGCTGGTGGCGCGTTGGGTACTATGTTACCGCCAAGTATCGTATTGATTATTTATGGTCTCACGGCAAGTGTTTCCATTGGCGACTTGTTTAAAGCATCATTCTTACCGGCTGCGATATTAGCGTTATTATATATTTTGTATGTATTGATTCGTTGTTATTTAAACCCGTCATTAGCGCCACTACCGACGGCTGAAGAATTAGCTGAAGATGCAGCGAAAGATATTAACTTTAAGAAAGCCTTATTATTTCCAATGCTATCTGTTGGTGTGGTATTGGGTAGTATCTACAGTGGTATTGCGTCAATTACTGAAGCATCAGCATTAGGTGTTGTTGGTATTGCCATTAGTGCTGCGATTCGTGGTGAGCTTAACTGGAACATGTTAAAAGAAAGCTCGATTGCGACATTACGTACTTGTGGCATGATTATCTGGATTGGTATTGGTGCGAGCGCATTGGTTGGTGTTTACAACTTGATGGGCGGCATTGATTTCGTCAGCGAAGGTATTCTTGCGATGAGTGGTGGTAGCCCAATGGGGACTATCTTAATCATGATGGCGGTACTGTTTGTATTGGGTATGTTCCTGGATTGGGTAGGTGTGGCACTGTTAACTATGCCTATCTTTGTGCCGATTGTTGTTGGTTTAGGTTTTGATCCGATTTGGTTTGGTGTGGTGTTCTGCATGAATATGCAGGTTTCCTTCTTATCTCCGCCATTTGGACCCGCCGCTTTTTACCTTAAATCGGTAGCACCAAAAGATATTAGCTTAGGTGAAATCTTTAGCGCACTTGTACCGTTTATCTGCTTACAAGTTGTAGCATTAGCGTTACTTATTATCTTCCCTGAATTGGCGCTATGGTGGAAATAG
- a CDS encoding AzlC family ABC transporter permease — MQDQQADPEQVPQSKLKSALKGAAAAMPLSIAVIPWGILAGSYAIEAGLDMLQSQAMSAIVFAGAAQLVAVGMIKSGVGLTSILLTTLLITSRHFLYGMAMRQQMSPLPLRWRLTLGFLLTDELFAVCSETKQHKFDRWFAFGGGFSFYLIWNIASAVGIVAGQQIPNLDELGLDFAIAATFIALVVPAIKTPSILVSVLVSLVMAVVCELFHIPGGLLIAALSGMSAGVLTAKFTNEAHPNKTLLTRPGDDL, encoded by the coding sequence ATGCAGGATCAACAAGCCGACCCAGAACAAGTACCACAATCAAAACTAAAATCAGCATTAAAAGGCGCCGCAGCAGCAATGCCACTCAGTATTGCGGTGATCCCTTGGGGTATCTTGGCCGGCTCTTACGCCATTGAAGCTGGGTTAGACATGCTCCAAAGCCAAGCAATGTCGGCGATTGTGTTTGCGGGGGCGGCGCAATTGGTTGCTGTCGGTATGATCAAATCAGGGGTGGGGCTAACCAGTATCCTATTAACGACATTACTCATCACTTCACGGCATTTCTTATACGGCATGGCCATGCGTCAGCAAATGAGTCCCCTGCCCTTACGCTGGCGACTGACATTAGGCTTCTTGCTCACCGATGAATTATTTGCCGTATGCAGCGAAACTAAACAGCATAAGTTCGATCGCTGGTTTGCTTTTGGCGGTGGCTTTAGTTTCTATCTCATTTGGAACATTGCTTCTGCGGTCGGTATTGTCGCTGGTCAGCAGATCCCTAATTTAGATGAACTAGGGTTAGACTTTGCCATTGCAGCGACCTTTATAGCGTTAGTCGTGCCAGCCATCAAAACACCCTCGATCCTCGTCAGCGTACTGGTATCACTAGTTATGGCTGTCGTCTGCGAACTATTCCATATTCCCGGCGGATTACTTATCGCAGCATTATCAGGCATGAGTGCAGGAGTGCTAACCGCTAAATTCACCAATGAAGCGCATCCGAATAAAACCCTATTAACAAGACCGGGAGACGACCTATGA